The DNA sequence TTCGTGCGCGTGGGCGTTATGCGCAAGAGTATCAGTTGCCATTTTTCAGCCCTGCTTTGTTAATCTCATCGAAATGCTGATTTTCCAGTTTTTCGACTACTGCAACCGGCACGTAGTAATCCACGTCCTCGTCAAAGCTCTTAATAATCCAGGCCACCAGGATACCGGCGAAGCTAGCAATCGCCATCCACCAGATGTGCCAGATCATTGCGAAACCAAACACCGTTGCGAAAGCAGCAATGACGATGCCCGCGCCGCTGTTTTTCGGCATATGAATCTCTTCATAGCCAGCCGGTTTCTTATACGCTTCGCCTTTTTCTTTCATTTCCCAGAACGCGTCACGCTCGTGAACGACAGGAACGATAGCGAAGTTATAGAATGGCGGAGGTGAAGAGGTTGCCCACTCCAGAGTACGGCCGCCCCATGGGTCGCCGGTCAGGTCACGGTTCTGCTCGCGATCGCGGATAGACACGTAGAACTGAATCAGCTGGCAGAGGATACCGCACGCGATCAGCGCTGCGCCGCAGGCTGCAACAACCAGCATCGAGTGGAACTGCGGGTCAATCTGCTGGCTGAGACGACGGGTCATACCCATGAAGCCCAGCACGTACAGCGGCATAAATGCGATGAAGAAGCCGACGATCCAGAACCAGAAAGCGCGCTTGCCCCAGGTTTCGTTCAGGGTGAAGCCAAAGGCTTTCGGCCACCAGTAGGTCAGACCCGCGAAGCAACCGAATACCACGCCGCCGATGATGACGTTATGGAAGTGCGCGATCAGGAACAGGCTGTTGTGCAGTACAAAGTCTGCGCCCGGTACCGCCAGCAGAACGCCGGTCATACCACCTACGGAGAAGGTCACGATGAAGCCAATCGTCCACAGCATTGCGGAGTTGAAGACGATGCGGCCCTGGTACATGGTGAACAGCCAGTTGAAGATCTTAACCCCGGTCGGGATAGCGATAATCATGGTAGTAATACCGAAGAAGGCGTTTACGTTCGCGCCCGCACCCATAGTAAAGAAGTGGTGCAGCCAAACGATGAACGACAGAACGGTAATACATACTGTTGCCCATACCAGCGAGGTGTAGCCAAACAGACGCTTACGCGAGAAGGTTGCAGCGATTTCAGAGAAGACCCCGAATACCGGCAGAACCAGAATGTACACTTCAGGGTGACCCCAGGCCCAAATCAGGTTGATGTACATCATCATGTTGCCACCCATATCGTTGGTAAAGAAATGGGTGCCCAGGTAGCGGTCCAGGGTCAGCAGCGCGACGGTGACGGTCAGAATTGGGAAGGAGGCGATAATCAGGATGTTGGCGCACAGAGATGCCCAGCTAAATACCGGCATCTTGAACATCGTCATGCCAGGGGCACGCATCTTGATAATCGTTACAAAGAAGTTAATACCAGTTAGCGTTGTACCAATACCGGATAGCTGTATAGCCCATATCCAGTAATCGACCCCGACTCCCGGACTGTACTCAATTCCCGATAGCGGCGGATAGGCCAGCCAACCGGTCTGCGCGAATTCACCGACGCCCAGAGAAAGGTTAACCAGGATCACGCCCACAACGGTGAACCAGAAGCTCAGGTTGTTGAGGAACGGGAAAGCAACGTCTCGCGCGCCGAGCTGAAGTGGAACCACCAGGTTCATCAGGCCGATAACGAATGGCATCGCTACGAAGAAGATCATGATAACGCCGTGGGCGGTAAAGACCTGATCGTAGTGGTGAGGCGGCAGGAAGCCTGCTTCCCCGGCTGATGACAGCACCTGCTGGCTACGCATCATGATGGCGTCAGCAAAACCACGCAGCAACATGATGATTGCTACGATGACGTACATGATACCGAGACGTTTGTGGTCAACCGAAGTCAGCCACTCGTTCCAAAGGTAGGACCACTTACCGAAGTAAGTGATGGCAGCCACAAGCGCCAGTCCCCCAATGATAATTGCAGCCACCGTGACCATAATAATGGGTTCATGGTAGGGCACTGCATCCAGTGTAAGTTTTCCCAACATCGTTTTCTTCCTCGGCCCCTTAGTGAGCGGTTTCCGCGTGGCTCATGTTCATGCCTTCCATTCCTTCGTGCGCTGAGTGCTCGCCCTCCGGTTGGGACATATCCATGCTCTCGCCGTGAGACATAAATTTGTTAACAACATCTTTAAACAAATCAGGCTTCACGTTAGAGAAGTATTCCACTTTGTTGTATTCGCTAGGCGCAGCCAG is a window from the Klebsiella oxytoca genome containing:
- the cyoB gene encoding cytochrome o ubiquinol oxidase subunit I, with product MLGKLTLDAVPYHEPIIMVTVAAIIIGGLALVAAITYFGKWSYLWNEWLTSVDHKRLGIMYVIVAIIMLLRGFADAIMMRSQQVLSSAGEAGFLPPHHYDQVFTAHGVIMIFFVAMPFVIGLMNLVVPLQLGARDVAFPFLNNLSFWFTVVGVILVNLSLGVGEFAQTGWLAYPPLSGIEYSPGVGVDYWIWAIQLSGIGTTLTGINFFVTIIKMRAPGMTMFKMPVFSWASLCANILIIASFPILTVTVALLTLDRYLGTHFFTNDMGGNMMMYINLIWAWGHPEVYILVLPVFGVFSEIAATFSRKRLFGYTSLVWATVCITVLSFIVWLHHFFTMGAGANVNAFFGITTMIIAIPTGVKIFNWLFTMYQGRIVFNSAMLWTIGFIVTFSVGGMTGVLLAVPGADFVLHNSLFLIAHFHNVIIGGVVFGCFAGLTYWWPKAFGFTLNETWGKRAFWFWIVGFFIAFMPLYVLGFMGMTRRLSQQIDPQFHSMLVVAACGAALIACGILCQLIQFYVSIRDREQNRDLTGDPWGGRTLEWATSSPPPFYNFAIVPVVHERDAFWEMKEKGEAYKKPAGYEEIHMPKNSGAGIVIAAFATVFGFAMIWHIWWMAIASFAGILVAWIIKSFDEDVDYYVPVAVVEKLENQHFDEINKAGLKNGN